The following coding sequences are from one Panicum hallii strain FIL2 chromosome 5, PHallii_v3.1, whole genome shotgun sequence window:
- the LOC112894546 gene encoding uncharacterized protein LOC112894546, with protein MGNAGWRRSKKDDVVTEASRRAVVKPRNQRRDDDVDDELGQTTRAGRRRPRAGGVPRAGGGGGGAGTVVTVKVVMRRKDAEGLAARLKAQGARARRARMAELKGELRAGGGARPAPCRDECRSRPQLAPINEK; from the coding sequence ATGGGCAACGCCGGGTGGAGGCGCTCCAAGAAGGACGACGTCGTCACCGAGGCTTCGAGGCGCGCGGTCGTCAAGCCGCGCAATCAGCGGCGGGACGACGACGTTGATGATGAGTTGGGGCAGACGACGCGTGCGGGGCGACGTCGTCCTCGTGCAGGAGGCGTtccgcgggcgggcggcggcggcggcggcgccggcacgGTGGTGACGGTGAAGGTCGTGATGAGGAGGAAGGACGCGGAGGGGCTGGCGGCGAGGCTGAAGGCGCAGGGCGCGCGGGCGCgcagggccaggatggcggagCTCAAGGGCGAGCtccgggccggcggcggcgcgcgcccggcgccgtGCCGGGACGAGTGCCGGAGCCGCCCGCAACTCGCGCCGATAAACGAGAAGTAG